One genomic segment of Heptranchias perlo isolate sHepPer1 chromosome 3, sHepPer1.hap1, whole genome shotgun sequence includes these proteins:
- the LOC137306059 gene encoding forkhead box protein H1-like, protein MRMSREVDGFGMFSAPSPATGRNDFQLPMRDWENALDSPLPPAKTSPLDLKQLRSLYQRNSSSQSLHLESTTTVPRMEQPVQISDANICDTNDPTNQVQDKRDPNSAEDCDEENAGGEGKQPLKKKNYQRYPKPPYTYLALITIAILNSPEKRLKLSQILHEISVMFPFFKGHYKGWKDSVRHNLSLNDCFIKVLNDPKRPQGKGNHWTVDVTRIPPEALKRQNTSVSRQDGRRFAANSTAYIQGGIASLSASEETSKAWQVSEAPSGHATAPPQQGGSRSNGAFSIDTLWNSLEASTSEREKSYSVAAKRLQRKSSNEDPTPQGRLDLNSWHPHPVACERPQCTSSFSSSQSAHHKIQLPSPLSTSSSSPSSIEDDTNVSQRESPRKHESKRLRLSVEYSRSTPLSIWENPCTTYPELPLRPYMSWELPTSYTKYPPPNVIAPPSMSLPYSAFFQYNNPSSLLLYPYRPTRFLSPPSWPFLPDPRPLPALRPPSVLDLDRMLQVVPPNKSVFDTILHQFCPASAMGTGMPPGASNVVRARYMPFDY, encoded by the exons ATGAGAATGAGCCGGGAAGTAGACGGATTTGGGATGTTTTCAGCACCGTCTCCAGCAACAGGCAGAAACGACTTTCAACTTCCAATGCGAGACTGGGAAAATGCGTTggattctcctcttcctcctgcaaaAACTTCCCCGCTTGACCTCAAACAATTGCGCTCGCTTTACCAAAGAAACTCTTCATCTCAGAGTCTGCATTTGGAGAGTACGACCACGGTTCCCAGGATGGAACAGCCAGTTCAGATCTCTGATGCTAACATTTGTGATACCAATGATCCTACAAACCAGGTCCAGGATAAAAGGGACCCCAACTCTGCAGAAGACTGCGATGAAGAAAATGCAGGAGGAGAGGGTAAACAGCCTTTGAAGAAAAAAAACTACCAAAGATATCCTAAGCCACCCTACACGTACCTTGCTCTCATAACCATTGCCATCCTTAATTCTCCAGAGAAGAGACTGAAGTTATCTCAG ATTCTCCATGAAATCAGTGTCATGTTTCCATTTTTCAAAGGACATTACAAAGGTTGGAAAGATTCTGTCAGGCACAACTTGTCTCTAAATGATTGCTTTATAAAA GTATTGAATGACCCAAAAAGGCCACAAGGCAAGGGGAACCACTGGACGGTTGACGTTACTCGTATCCCACCTGAAGCATTAAAACGACAAAACACATCTGTCTCACGACAAGATGGGAGAAGGTTTGCGGCCAATTCGACTGCCTATATCCAGGGTGGGATTGCCAGCCTCTCAGCTTCTGAAGAAACCAGCAAAGCATGGCAGGTGTCAGAAGCCCCTTCTGGGCATGCAACAGCACCCCCACAGCAGGGTGGCAGCAGGTCGAATGGTGCCTTTTCCATTGACACGTTGTGGAATAGTCTGGAAGCTTCTACATCTGAAAGGGAGAAGAGCTATTCTGTGGCCGCTAAACGTCTCCAAAGAAAGTCATCAAATGAAGATCCTACCCCACAGGGAAGATTGGATTTAAACTCTTGGCATCCTCATCCAGTAGCATGTGAGAGACCACAGTGTACCTCTTCATTCTCTTCTTCACAGAGTGCTCATCACAAGATCCAGTTGCCCTCACCCCTAAGCACTTCATCTTCCAGTCCTTCCTCTATTGAGGATGACACCAATGTTTCCCAAAGAGAATCCCCTCGTAAGCATGAGTCAAAACGTCTGAGATTATCAGTGGAGTACAGCAGGTCTACTCCTCTTTCCATATGGGAGAATCCCTGCACCACCTATCCAGAGCTTCCACTAAGGCCCTACATGTCCTGGGAGTTACCAACTTCCTACACCAAATATCCCCCTCCAAATGTAATTGCGCCTCCCAGTATGAGTCTACCATATTCTGCATTCTTCCAGTACAACAACCCCTCAAGTTTGTTGTTGTATCCGTACAGACCAACACGGTTCTTAAGCCCACCCAGCTggcctttcctgcctgatccacgCCCTCTGCCAGCTTTACGTCCACCATCTGTGTTGGATTTGGACAGAATGTTGCAGGTTGTCCCACCAAACAAAAGTGTCTTTGATACCATATTGCACCAGTTCTGCCCAGCCAGTGCGATGGGCACTGGAATGCCACCTGGTGCAAGCAATGTGGTGAGGGCTCGATACATGCCGTTTGATTACTGA